The Flavobacteriales bacterium genome contains the following window.
TGCATCATCTCTTGGAATTCATCGAGCGCCGTGGCCGAGAGCGGTGCGTTGGAGAGCGTCTCTGCCGTGTTCATTGATGGGCAGCTCTTGGTGCGCAACGCGCCAGCGGGTGCGGTGTGCCGTTGGTGGATGCGCGCGGCGCAGTGATCAGGAGCGGTGCGGCGAATGCGTTTGCAAGTGATGCGGCCCCGGGTGTGTATGCATTGAGCGTGAAGGCGGGGAAGGAAGAGAAGGTGGTGAGGGTAGTTTGGTGAGGGTTTCCACCTTTTCCTTGACGAAAAGGTGGAGCCAAAAGTCAACCACGATCGAAGCCGCAATCCGGCTCGCACGGGCCCGCAGCACAGGCTCCCCGAGCCGGATGCGGCCGCGCTGATCGTGGACACCTCCCCGCAGCTGCCTGCATGGAAGCTCCTTAGTGGGAGGGATCGCACCCTCGTCATCGCGAGGGTCGCATTTGGACCGAAGCGATCCAGCATGGCATCAGTCCCTGGCTGGATCGCGTCGCTCGCAAAGCCGCGCTCACGATGTTGGAGGTGGAACGTATTGATGGCCGGTTGACCTGTCGCGATACGCCAGCGGGTGCGGCGCGCGTTTTGACAAGCGACGTGTTGACGATACGGACCGGCTTCCCTGTAACCAACGCGGCCTCCGAACGTCCTTTACACAGCCGATGAAACGAACCGCCCCGCTCCTGCTGCTCCTGTCCTCGCTATTGGTGGATGCCACCGCCCAGGACTGTAGCACCGATTTCGTCACCAAGCGCTTCAAGACCACGGTGGAGCGCAACGTGGAGTACAGCAAGGCGCTGAACTACCGCGGCGTGATGGACACCCTGCGCATGAACATCTGGAAGCCGGTGAACGACGGCCTCACGGAGCAGCCGGTCATCATTTTCGCTCACGGCGGCGGCTTCATGGGCGGGCACCGCGCCACGCTCGATTCGCTGTGCATGCAGTGGGCCGCGCGCGGTTACGTGGCGGCCACCATCAGCTACCGGCTGGGCTTCCATGCCCCATGGCCGAAACGTATGCCGTACACCTACGACCGCGCCGAAGTGGTACGCGCCGCCTGCCGCGCCACCATGGACATGCGCAACGCCGTGCGCTTCCTCAAGGCGCGCGCACCCATGTACCGCGCAAGCACCGAGGACTTCTTCGTGGGCGGCTTCAGCGCGGGCGCTATCACGGCATTGCACGCCACGTACATGGACAACGAGAAAGAGATCCCGTCGAATGCGGCGAGATGGGCATGGTGTACGAGAAGTTGACGCCCTATGCGCGTCCTGACCTGGGTATCCGCGAGCAGGAGCTCTCCCCCATGGCCACCGACGCTTCGGTGAAGGGCTGTCTGAGCTTCTTCGGCGCCATCCTCGACACGCGCTACATCGATGCCGCAGATGACCCCGCGTTGTTCACCTACCACCAGGTGGGCGATCCCGTGGTGGGCTGCGGTTCGCAACCCGCCCTTTGGGGCCTGCGCCTGGAGATGAGCACCAACTATCCCGTGCTGCAAG
Protein-coding sequences here:
- a CDS encoding alpha/beta hydrolase, with amino-acid sequence MKRTAPLLLLLSSLLVDATAQDCSTDFVTKRFKTTVERNVEYSKALNYRGVMDTLRMNIWKPVNDGLTEQPVIIFAHGGGFMGGHRATLDSLCMQWAARGYVAATISYRLGFHAPWPKRMPYTYDRAEVVRAACRATMDMRNAVRFLKARAPMYRASTEDFFVGGFSAGAITALHATYMDNEKEIPSNAARWAWCTRS